In the Moraxella osloensis genome, TGTCAATAATTCCAAAATAACACTTATTGTGTGTGGTTAATTTTAATCAATCAGTGAGAATAACGCAATGGAAAATGACATTTTAATCAAGTTTGGGCAAAAAATTCGCCAACTGCGCAAAGCTAAAAATCTCAGTCAAGAGCAGTTAGCAGAACTGACAGGGTTTCATCGTAACTATATTGGGATGGTCGAACGTGGCGAGCGAAATCCTGCACTAAACAATATTGAGATTTTTGCTAACGCGTTTGATT is a window encoding:
- a CDS encoding helix-turn-helix domain-containing protein, with the protein product MENDILIKFGQKIRQLRKAKNLSQEQLAELTGFHRNYIGMVERGERNPALNNIEIFANAFDLSLSELFDFRGKNETN